Within the Arthrobacter sp. V1I7 genome, the region GCCCGTAGAGCTCCCCCTGGGAAAAGCCCGTGGTGTGCAACACGTCGAGCACCAGGCCGATCAAATAGATGGCCACGAGCGCGGCAATGAACCCGCCGACGTTGACAATGCCCGTGGCGGTTCCGATCCGGTGCGCAGGGTTGAAAGTCCGGGCGAAGTCGAAGCCGATCATGGAGCCGGGACCGCCGATGGCCAGCACCACCACGAGTCCGGCCAGCAGCCACAGCGGGGACCGGCCCGGGAAGAGCAGCACCGCCGCCCAGGCCGCGGCCGTGGCGGCAGAAATCAGCAGGACCATGGTGGAACGGCGCAGCGGGTGCCGGGAAACGAAGGTGCCCATGAGGGGCCCGGCGGCAATGGCGGCCGCCACGTACAGGGTCATGAGGGCGGAAACGGTGACGGTATCCAGGCCTTGGGCGGAGATCAGGAACGGATAGCCCCAGGTCATCGCGAACACCGTGCCGCTGAACTGTATTGTGAAGTGGCTCCACAACCCGAGCCTGGTGCCGGGCTGCCGCCAGGCATGGGACAGCGAGACTCCGGTGGCGCGCAGCCCCTGGGAGGGTGCGGGAGCGGGGTGTCCCGGCGGCAGGTCCTGCAGCAGGACCAGCACGAGCACGACGGCGAGGGCGGACATGGCGGCCAGCGTCAGGAACGCGGGGGTCCAGCCGGCCGTGTGCAGGATCATGGCGAACGGCACGACGCTGAAGAGCTGGCCGAGCTGGCCGGACATGCCGGTCAGCTGCGTGAGCAGCGGAACCCGGCCGGGAGCGAACCAGAGCGGGATCAGCCGGATGACGGCGATGAAGGTCATGGCGTCCCCGGCGCCGACGAGCACACGGCCAAGGACTCCGCCGGGGATGCTGTCCGCGAAGGCCAGTTCCAGCTGTCCGAGCCCCATCAGCAGTGCGCCCGCGGCGATCATGGTGCGGGAACCGAGACGGTCCACGAGCACGCCGACCGGGATCTGGAGGCCCGCGTAGACGAGGAGCTGCAGCACGGTGAAGAAGGAGATCTCGGCCGCGCTGGCATGGAAGCGCTCGGTGGCCTCCAGCCCGACGACACCGAACGACGTGCGCTGGCTGACCGCCACCAGATATGCGAAGATCCCGACGATCCAGATCAGCCAGGCTCGGGGTGCGGTCACCCCTCCATTATGCCCGCTCCCGGAAGAAATAGTATTTATTCCCCGGGTTCTTTGCGGGCGAGGTAGGCCTCCACGGCCGCGCCCAGCGCGTCCGCATTCGGAAGCTGGTCGTTCTCGTCGGCCAGCAGGGACCGCCGGACGGTCCCCTCAGCATTCTCGTCGTAGCGCGTCTCGAGCCGGGACACGACCTGCTGGACTTCCTCCGAGGCGGCGATCTGCTCGGCGATCTGCCGGCCCACTTCGCGGCCGGCTTCGCGCAGGCGGTCTGCGGGGAGCATGAGCGAGGTGGCCGCGCCCAGGTATTCCAGCCCGGCCACTGCAGCCGTGGGGTATTCGGCCTCCGCAAGGTAGTGCGGGACGTGGATCACGTAGCCCGCGACGTTGCGTCCTGCCGCGACGAGCCGCAACTCGAGGACATGCCCCACGGCGGCCGGCACCTCGACCGTCGGCTTCCACGCCGAGATCCCCTCGATGAGGTCCGGGCGGTTGCCGTGGACCGTCACGCCCACCGGCCGCGAGTGCGGGACCGGCATGGGGATGGAATGGATCCAGGTGACCAGGTTGACGTCGAGGTTCTCGACGATGCCGACGACCGCTCGGGCGAACCGCTCCCACTGCAGGTCCGGCTCGAACCCGGCGAGCAGGAGGAAAGGGTTCCCCAGACCGTCAACGAGCCGGTACAGCGCAAGGCTCGGGGCCTGGTAGTCCTGGAGGTGGTCCTCGACGAAGCTCACCTGCGGGCGCCGGGTCCGGTAGTCGATCAGCTGGTCGGCGTCGAACTCGGCGATCATCTCTCCGTCCAGCGTGTCCAGCATTTCGGCGGTGATCTGGCTGACGACGTGACCGGCGTCGGCGAAGCCGGTGAAACCCATGACGAGGTTCAGTCCGCGCAGCTCCGGGCTGTGGAACAGCGCGTCATCACGCAGGTAAAGCGATTCGGGGTCCAGCAAGGAGCCGGAAATCCGTTCAATCACGGCATGTTCCTTTCGCAATAGCAGCGGTGGGAGGAGCGGGACCAGGCCCCGCGTTTGGCGGAGATTTCCGGACGCTACGGCCCGACTGGCAGTGGTTGGGATACTTCGTACAACGCCCGGGGCTGCGCTGGAATTCCTGCCACAGGTGTGCTCCAGCTCTCATTCAATTGAACAGTCGCCCGGCGGAGAGACTACGATCGGAACTGCCTCGTTGACGGCCTTGAAGACACCGAAGTCCCGTCTCAAGCCGACTGTGGCACAGGTTTCCATGGCAGGGCACCGAACATGCAGTTCCTGCCGAAAATCAGAGAGAATTGAGGACAGTCCTCGTGGTCAAGAATACTGAAGTGAACCTTAGTGCAATCGCCGGGGACCTGAAGAAGTCCCCCAGCGACGCCCTCGTCATCGGCGTGGGACAGGGTCCGGACGGTCCTGTCCTGCTCCGCAACCCCTTGCCGGCGAAGGCCGCCGAGGCGTTGGCGGAGTCACTGAGCATTCTTGGCGTCACCGGGGCGGTCGACCAGGCCCACCGGCTGCCGGGCCTGCCGGAAGCCGGAGCGGCGGTGCTGGTGCTCGCCGGCGTCGGCAAGCTTGCCGCGAACCAGCCCCTGACCGAGGAAGCGCTGCGCCGTGCCGCCGGCTCCGCCGTCCGCCAGCTGGCCGGCGTGGACACCGTCGCCTTGGCCCTCCCGACGGCGTCCCTGGCCGACGTCGCAGCCGTTGCCGAAGGTGCCGCGATGGGCGCTTACTCGTTCACCGAATACCGCACCTCCAGGGACGGCCTGAAGGACCCGGTCAGGAACGTCGCCATTGTCACCGACCTCGCCGCCGACCGGGGCCTGCAGCCGACACTGAACCGGGCGGCCCTGATCGGCAAGGCAGTGAACGCGACCCGCTCGCTGGTCAACCAGCCGCCCAGCCACCTCTACCCCGAGTCCTTTGCCGGCGCCGCCAGGGAACTCTCCAAGGGCCTGCCCGTCAAGGTCACGGTCTGGGACGAGAAACGCCTGGACAAAGACGGTTTCGGCGGCATCCTGGGCGTCGGAAAGGGCTCCACCCGGCAGCCCCGCCTGGTCAAGGTCGAATACGCGCCGGCCAAGGCGACCGCGAAGATCGCCCTCGTCGGCAAGGGCATCACCTTCGACACCGGCGGCATCTCCATCAAACCGGCCTTGGGCATGGGCGACATGAAGAGCGACATGGCCGGCGCCGCCGTCGTGCTTAACACGGTGCTGGCCATCGCCGGCCTGGGCCTGCCCGTCAAGGCGACCGCCTGGCTCTGCATTGCCGAGAACATGCCCTCCGGTGCCGCCCAGCGCCCGGCCGACGTCCTGACCATGTTCGGCGGCAAGACGGTGGAGGTCCTGAATACCGACGCCGAAGGCCGCCTGGTCATGGCGGACGGGATCGTCGCGGCAAGCCAGGAATACCCGGACGCCATCATTGACGTCGCCACCCTGACGGGCGCACAGCTGATCGCCCTCGGTGACCGCACCGCCGGTCTCATGGGCTCGGACGCCGTCATCGGACCGATCAAGGCCGCCGCGGACCGCGCCGGCGAGCTGGTCTGGCCGATGCCGCTGCCGGAGGAACTGCGGGCCAGCCTCGACTCGCAGGTCGCGGACATCGCCAACATCGGCGAACGCCACGGCGGGATGATGACAGCGGCCGTGTTCCTGCGGGAATTCGTCGGCAAAGGCAAGGACGGCGAGCAGATCCCGTGGGCCCACATCGACATCGCCGGCCCTTCCTTCAACAACGGCAGCCCGTATGGCTACAACCACAAGCAGGGCACCGGCTGCACGGTGCGGACCCTGGTGGCCTACGCCGAGGACATCCTGGCCAACCGCGTGTGAGCGGATGAGGGGCTTGGTGGCCGGGAAAATGACACCCCGGCCACCAAGCCGCGTGACACTGGACACAAGCGCTCCACAAACGCCACGGCAAGGTGGAGCATGTATTAGTGGTTCGCTAAGGTGAACCTCGGTAGTTCCAAATGAAAGGGAACCGGCCGGCCGGCATAATCTCGGCAGACCGTTCCAATGACCAGATGATGCGTACTCTCGCGTCATCATTCACGCGAGGGAGCGTTTTAGTGGCCGATCAGGCAACTGCGCAAGAATTCGACATCCTGGTACTCGGCGGCGGCAGCGGCGGCTACGCAACTGCCCTGCGTGCTGTTCAGCTTGGACTCACCGTCGGCCTGATCGAAAAGGCCAAGCTCGGCGGCACCTGCCTGCACAACGGCTGTATCCCCACCAAGGCCCTGCTGCACTCCGCAGAGCTCGCCGACCACGCCCGTGACTCGGCCAAATACGGCGTCAACGTCACCCTCGACAGCATCGACATCACCGCTGTCAACGCCTACAAGGACGGCATCGTTGCCGGCAAGTTCAAGGGCCTGCAGGGCCTGATCAAGGGCAAAAAGGGCATCACGGTCATCGAAGGCGAAGGCAAGCTCCAGGGCACCGACGCCATCGTCGTGAACGGCACCGCATACAAGGGCAAGAACATCGTCCTCGCGACCGGCTCATACTCCCGGACGCTGCCGGGCCTGGAAATCGGCGGCAAGGTCATCACCTCCGACGAAGCCCTCACCATGGACTCGATCCCCAAGAGCGCGATCATCCTGGGCGGCGGCGTGATCGGCGTCGAGTTCGCTTCGGTCTGGAAGTCCTTCGGCGTCGACGTCACCATCGTCGAAGGCCTCCCCTCGCTGGTGCCGAACGAGGACGCGACGATCGTCAAGGCCTTTGAGCGCGCCTTCAAGAAGCGCGGCATCAAGTTCTCCACCGGTGTCTTCTTCCAGGGCGTCGAACAGAACCACGACGGCGTCAAGGTCACCCTCGTGGACGGCAAAACCTTCGAAGCCGACCTCCTGCTCGTGGCCGTCGGCCGCGGCCCGGTCACGGCCAACCTCGGCTACGAAGACGCAGGCATCACCATCGACCGCGGCTTCGTTCTCACCAACGAGCGACTGCACACCGGCGTCGGCAACATCTTCGCGATCGGCGACATCGTCCCCGGCGTGCAGCTGGCGCACCGCGGCTACCAGCAGGGCATCTTCGTCGCCGAAGAGATCGCCGGCCTCAAGCCCGTCATCGTCGAAGACGTCAACATCCCCAAGGTCACCTACTCCGAGCCCGAAGTCGCCACGGTCGGCTACACGGAAAAGGCCGCCAAGGAGAAGTTCGGCGAGGACCAGATCCAGACCCAGGAATACAACCTCGCCGGCAACGGCAAGAGCTCCATCCTAGGCACCAGCGGCCTGGTCAAGCTGGTCCGCCAGAAGGACGGCCCCGTGGTCGGCGTGCACATGATCGGCGCCCGCATGGGTGAGCAGATCGGTGAAGCCCAGCTGATCGTGAACTGGGAAGCCTACCCGGAAGACGTGGCCGCGCTGGTCCACGCCCACCCGACGCAGAACGAGTCCCTGGGCGAGGCCCATCTGGCACTGGCGGGCAAGCCCCTCCACGGCTAGCAGTTCCGCCCGCACCACAGCAAGAACATCAGGCTTAGTGCACCCGGCCTAAAATGCCGGGTGCACTAAGCTCGACCAAGGCAGAAATCATCCGCACTAAAGATCAATAAGGAGAACGGGGACGACATGTCTGAATCCGTTAACTTGCCCGCCCTCGGTGAGAGTGTCACCGAAGGAACCGTCACCCGCTGGCTCAAGCAGGTAGGTGACCGGGTGGAGGTGGACGAGCCGCTGCTCGAGGTTTCCACCGACAAAGTAGACACCGAGATCCCCTCTCCGATCGCCGGCGTGATCGAGGAAATCCTCGTCGCCGAAGACGAGACCGCTGAAGTCGGAGCCCCGTTGGTCCGCATCGGCGACGGCTCCGGGTCCGCGGGCGAAGCCGCCCCGTCTGCGGGCGCGGCCGAATCAGCACCGGCCGAGTCGCCGGCGGCTGCCGAAGCACCGGCGCCTGTTGCCGAAGCTCCGGCGCCTGCTGCTGAAGCCCCCGCTGCGGCTCCCGCCGGCGAGGGCCACGAGGTGACGCTCCCCGCCCTGGGTGAGAGCGTCACCGAGGGTACCGTCACCCGCTGGCTGAAGAGCATCGGCGACACCGTCGAGGTGGACGAGCCCCTGCTCGAGGTCTCCACGGACAAGGTCGACACCGAAATCCCGTCCCCGG harbors:
- a CDS encoding leucyl aminopeptidase; this translates as MVKNTEVNLSAIAGDLKKSPSDALVIGVGQGPDGPVLLRNPLPAKAAEALAESLSILGVTGAVDQAHRLPGLPEAGAAVLVLAGVGKLAANQPLTEEALRRAAGSAVRQLAGVDTVALALPTASLADVAAVAEGAAMGAYSFTEYRTSRDGLKDPVRNVAIVTDLAADRGLQPTLNRAALIGKAVNATRSLVNQPPSHLYPESFAGAARELSKGLPVKVTVWDEKRLDKDGFGGILGVGKGSTRQPRLVKVEYAPAKATAKIALVGKGITFDTGGISIKPALGMGDMKSDMAGAAVVLNTVLAIAGLGLPVKATAWLCIAENMPSGAAQRPADVLTMFGGKTVEVLNTDAEGRLVMADGIVAASQEYPDAIIDVATLTGAQLIALGDRTAGLMGSDAVIGPIKAAADRAGELVWPMPLPEELRASLDSQVADIANIGERHGGMMTAAVFLREFVGKGKDGEQIPWAHIDIAGPSFNNGSPYGYNHKQGTGCTVRTLVAYAEDILANRV
- a CDS encoding proteasome assembly chaperone family protein gives rise to the protein MIERISGSLLDPESLYLRDDALFHSPELRGLNLVMGFTGFADAGHVVSQITAEMLDTLDGEMIAEFDADQLIDYRTRRPQVSFVEDHLQDYQAPSLALYRLVDGLGNPFLLLAGFEPDLQWERFARAVVGIVENLDVNLVTWIHSIPMPVPHSRPVGVTVHGNRPDLIEGISAWKPTVEVPAAVGHVLELRLVAAGRNVAGYVIHVPHYLAEAEYPTAAVAGLEYLGAATSLMLPADRLREAGREVGRQIAEQIAASEEVQQVVSRLETRYDENAEGTVRRSLLADENDQLPNADALGAAVEAYLARKEPGE
- the lpdA gene encoding dihydrolipoyl dehydrogenase — translated: MADQATAQEFDILVLGGGSGGYATALRAVQLGLTVGLIEKAKLGGTCLHNGCIPTKALLHSAELADHARDSAKYGVNVTLDSIDITAVNAYKDGIVAGKFKGLQGLIKGKKGITVIEGEGKLQGTDAIVVNGTAYKGKNIVLATGSYSRTLPGLEIGGKVITSDEALTMDSIPKSAIILGGGVIGVEFASVWKSFGVDVTIVEGLPSLVPNEDATIVKAFERAFKKRGIKFSTGVFFQGVEQNHDGVKVTLVDGKTFEADLLLVAVGRGPVTANLGYEDAGITIDRGFVLTNERLHTGVGNIFAIGDIVPGVQLAHRGYQQGIFVAEEIAGLKPVIVEDVNIPKVTYSEPEVATVGYTEKAAKEKFGEDQIQTQEYNLAGNGKSSILGTSGLVKLVRQKDGPVVGVHMIGARMGEQIGEAQLIVNWEAYPEDVAALVHAHPTQNESLGEAHLALAGKPLHG
- a CDS encoding nitrate/nitrite transporter; protein product: MTAPRAWLIWIVGIFAYLVAVSQRTSFGVVGLEATERFHASAAEISFFTVLQLLVYAGLQIPVGVLVDRLGSRTMIAAGALLMGLGQLELAFADSIPGGVLGRVLVGAGDAMTFIAVIRLIPLWFAPGRVPLLTQLTGMSGQLGQLFSVVPFAMILHTAGWTPAFLTLAAMSALAVVLVLVLLQDLPPGHPAPAPSQGLRATGVSLSHAWRQPGTRLGLWSHFTIQFSGTVFAMTWGYPFLISAQGLDTVTVSALMTLYVAAAIAAGPLMGTFVSRHPLRRSTMVLLISAATAAAWAAVLLFPGRSPLWLLAGLVVVLAIGGPGSMIGFDFARTFNPAHRIGTATGIVNVGGFIAALVAIYLIGLVLDVLHTTGFSQGELYGLDPFRIALSVQFLLLALGAGAILITRRKVRRQMAAQGVVVPPLRAALARRRRLSTERRQRP